A genomic region of Daphnia carinata strain CSIRO-1 chromosome 5, CSIRO_AGI_Dcar_HiC_V3, whole genome shotgun sequence contains the following coding sequences:
- the LOC130696596 gene encoding major facilitator superfamily domain-containing protein 6-like — protein MQTMDDDSEAVSEWKKLKKTLTVNKPLIPLKLTMLLYYGASSLYLPYLTLQMQQVGLNIQEIAIIYSVLPFVTCIMPPLAGMLADKFNRYKLVLILSVSLAILFHTLLLHVDARISPENSPVRNITEIPAFVYCGRTGAVLRFGNESCSTSTTEKWFGYWTPSECQPVACTDYQNMRMRLCSPLGNCTQITTKSTSKLEVELVLETVLTDTKDISGECTARILALQTDQTPLPSALLCNCLIQCPLTLMTSSALNQEPADDALLDEMKENERLKHNRGFWMYFVLRILASSCVATSFSMLDATAITMVKKNDGDLGKQRLFGVIGQAVFAMVAGILLDWTVELQGDPDYSILFYIADGLCVVVVLLASRLDVDVERIESGNLMSGAKRLIRLIDVDFFMLMMLLLGTCWGFLESFLFVFLMELKANSYLLGMTVTLGCVIGVPFLYISDMIVRKIGSVNVFVIAFLIYCIRFFGYSLIWDPWLCLPFEALEAVTVHMMAVASSMYCVAAAPPGLLATLNGAVGSIHYSFGRGLGSFIGGILMANYGTRNTFQIFGTGAGICGLTYFILHRLYLVKIERLRLRRKSERIAEVIASGVEPEDEPEEEEFIIPPDNLLGRRKSCF, from the exons ATGCAAACTATGGACGACGATTCGGAAGCCGTTTCGGAATGGAAGAAGCTCAAGAAAACTCTGACTGTTAACAAGCCACTTATTCCTCTCAAACTCACCATGTTGCTTTATTATGGCG CCTCGTCTCTCTACCTTCCATATTTGACCCTGCAAATGCAACAAGTCGGCCTCAATATCCAGGAAATCGCCATTATCTATTCAGTTTTACCTTTTGTCACATGCATTATGCCGCCATTAGCCG GCATGTTGGCTGACAAGTTCAATCGTTACAAACTGGTTTTAATTCTTTCGGTGTCTTTGGCCATCCTTTTCCACACCCTTTTACTTCACGTGGATGCTCGAATTTCTCCCGAAAATTCCCCAGTGCGCAACATCACGGAAATCCCAGCTTTTGTCTACTGCGGTAGAACAGGCGCCGTGCTCCGGTTTGGGAACGAAAGTTGTTCAACATCAACGACCGAAAAATGGTTCGGGTACTGGACACCATCCGAGTGCCAGCCAGTGGCATGCACGGATTATCAGAACATGCGAATGCGTTTGTGTTCGCCCTTGGGCAATTGTACGCAAATAACGACCAAGTCGACATCGAAGCTCGAAGTGGAACTGGTTCTCGAGACCGTGCTGACAGACACCAAGGACATTTCTGGCGAATGTACTGCTAGAATTCTCGCCCTACAAACTGATCAGACTCCACTTCCGTCGGCATTGCTGTGCAACTGTCTCATTCAGTGTCCTTTGACGTTAATGACATCGTCTGCATTGAACCAAGAGCCTGCAGACGACGCGTTGTTggatgaaatgaaagaaaatgagcgTTTGAAACACAACCGTGGTTTTTGGATGTACTTCGTTTTGCGGATATTGGCTTCCAGTTGCGTGGCCACATCTTTCTCCAT GTTAGACGCCACGGCTATCACgatggtaaagaaaaacgacggAGACCTTGGAAAACAACGGCTGTTTGGCGTCATTGGACAAGCCGTTTTT GCCATGGTCGCCGGGATATTACTCGATTGGACAGTAGAATTGCAAG GTGACCCCGACTATTCAATTCTGTTCTACATCGCCGATGGCCTTTGCGTTGTGGTGGTCCTGCTGGCGAGCAGGTTGGACGTTGACGTCGAACGGATTGAAAGCGGGAATTTAATGTCCGGTGCAAAAAGACTCATTCGATTAATCGACGTCGATTTCTTCATGTTGATGATGCTCCTTCTGGGCACCTGTTGGGGTTTTCTTGAATCCTTCctcttcgttttcctcatGGAACTGAAAGCGAATAGCTATTTGTTAG GAATGACAGTTACCTTGGGCTGCGTCATTGGCGTTCCATTCCTCTACATATCAGACATGATTGTTCGCAAAATTGGCTCGGTGAACGTTTTCGTCATCGCTTTCCTTATCTACTGCATTCGATTTTTCGGCTATTCGCTTATATG GGATCCTTGGCTATGTCTTCCGTTTGAAGCCCTGGAAGCCGTAACGGTCCATATGATGGCAGTGGCCAGTTCCATGTACTGCGTAGCGGCAGCACCTCCTGGACTATTGGCGACACTCAACGGCGCTGTAGGCTCCATTCATTATTCATTCG GACGCGGACTTGGCAGTTTCATCGGCGGAATTCTGATGGCCAACTACGGGACGCGGAACACATTCCAAATCTTTGGTACAGGTGCCGGAATTTGTGGACTGACCTACTTCATCTTACACCGCCTCTATTTAGTTAAAATAGAGAGGCTGAGACTGCGCAGGAAGTCGG AACGGATTGCCGAGGTTATTGCCAGCGGTGTCGAACCCGAGGACGAACCAGAGGAGGAAGAATTTATTATTCCACCTGATAATCTTTTGGGCCGTCGCAAAAGTTGTTTCTAG